In the Malassezia vespertilionis chromosome 1, complete sequence genome, one interval contains:
- the utp7 gene encoding putative U3 small nucleolar RNA-associated protein 7 (COG:A; EggNog:ENOG503NU5B; BUSCO:EOG09261UMG): protein MTGSKRHGSVKHSDAALKQQLDSIAQSTRIPVSLQQSTPEDTLGMRPPKTLSNIRDKKLRSELSKQYMAKKRAVMHSQLADEYLHGAAPGEDAGMLEADDEMERTARVTQAQIQEEIGIETARKGFELQLGGQKGIPSLGPYRLDYTRNGRHLLLGGRKGHLAAFDWQTGKLSCEIQVRETVRDVCWLHNQTFFAAAQKKYTYIYDQNGIEIHKLKDHIEVERMQFLPYHFLLATVGKAGYLKYQDTSTGQIVASHRSGLGACQTMSQNPLTAVIQLGHANGTVGLWTPNMPTAALQLLAHRGPVTGISVDTRGGGREMATSGLDGHVKIWDMRMLGHGPRREWVTRRTPADVAYSQRGLLAIAWGTHASLYDTHAKLGNAPPGPYLTHNFPQQMPLQVKFCPYEDVLGVGRADGFSSLIIPGAGEPTFDTSEADPYENKVRRREREVHDLLDKIQPDMITIDPDLMGQLNTRASRADKPVEASRAPGAKRAADGTPYARLTRMQRLDLDDSMETEADVDLDALAHETSRAQRAGKGERERKARGRNSSVKRYLRKKRQNVLDANTIALREKYQKEKEQKRRALQRHSKEALREPSALDVFANVKGPRK from the coding sequence ATGACGGGGAGCAAGCGCCACGGCAGTGTCAAGCACTCAGATGCGGCATTAAAACAACAGTTAGATAGTATTGCACAGTCGACCCGTATTCCTGTGTCGCTCCAGCAGTCGACGCCCGAGGATACGCTCGGGATGCGTCCACCAAAAACGCTTTCTAATATTCGCGACAAAAAACTGCGCTCCGAACTTTCGAAACAGTACATGGCTAAGAAACGCGCAGTAATGCACAGCCAACTTGCTGATGAATACTTACATGGCGCTGCTCCCGGTGAAGATGCAGGTATGCTAGAAGCTGATGACGAAATGGAacgtacggcgcgcgtgaCCCAAGCCCAGATCCAGGAAGAGATTGGTATTGAGACTGCACGCAAAGGATTTGAGCTGCAGCTTGGTGGTCAGAAAGGCATCCCAAGTCTTGGCCCGTACCGGCTCGACTACACAAGAAACGGCCGACATCTCTTACTCGGCGGGCGCAAAGGTCATTTGGCCGCATTTGACTGGCAGACAGGAAAGCTTTCGTGCGAGATCCAAGTGCGGGAAACGGTGCGCGATGTTTGTTGGCTACACAACCAAACCTTTTTTGCggctgcgcaaaaaaaatATACCTATATTTACGACCAAAACGGTATTGAGATTCACAAGCTCAAGGACCATATCGAagtcgagcgcatgcaaTTCTTACCCTATCACTTCCTTCTTGCAACTGTGGGAAAAGCAGGATATCTCAAATATCAGGACACATCAACAGGGCAGATTGTCGCATCGCACCGCTCTGGTCTGGGCGCTTGCCAGACCATGTCGCAAAACCCACTCACAGCCGTCATTCAACTGGGTCATGCCAATGGCACCGTTGGCCTGTGGACACCCAACATGCCtactgcggcgctgcaacTGCTTGCTCACCGTGGCCCCGTAACGGGTATCTCTGTAGATACTCGCGGCGGTGGACGCGAGATGGCAACCTCGGGTCTGGATGGCCACGTAAAGATATGGGacatgcgcatgctcggtCATGGGCCCCGACGTGAATGGGTGACGCGGCGGACGCCCGCAGATGTCGCATACTCGCAGCGCGGCTTACTTGCGATTGCATGGGGAACGCATGCGAGCTTGTATGATACTCACGCTAAGCTCGGCAACGCGCCGCCTGGCCCTTACCTCACGCACAATTTTCCCCAGCAAATGCCTCTTCAAGTCAAGTTCTGCCCGTACGAAGACGTGCTTGGCGTGGGCCGCGCAGACGGCTTTTCCAGCTTGATTATTCCTGGTGCCGGAGAACCGACATTTGACACTAGCGAAGCCGATCCTTACGAAAACAAAGTACGCcgtcgcgagcgcgaagtGCACGACCTTTTGGACAAGATTCAGCCGGATATGATTACCATTGACCCTGACTTGATGGGTCAGCTGAATacgcgtgcgtcgcgcgcggacAAACCCGTTGAGGCCTCGCGTGCTCCtggcgccaagcgcgccgctgacgGAACGCCCTATGCCAGACTTACGCGGATGCAGCGTTTAGATTTGGATGACAGCATGGAGACAGAGGCAGATGTGGATTTggatgcacttgcgcacgaaacgtctcgcgcgcaacgtgcgGGCAAAggagagagagagagaaAAGCGCGTGGGCGCAATAGCTCCGTGAAGCGATacttgcgcaagaagcggcaAAATGTTCTTGACGCCAACACCATTGCACTTCGCGAGAAATACCAAAAAGAAAAGGAgcagaagcgccgcgctttgcagcgccacagcaaagaagcgctgcgcgagccgtCGGCGCTTGATGTGTTTGCGAATGTAAAGGGTCCGCGCAAGTAG
- the PBY1 gene encoding putative tubulin--tyrosine ligase pby1 (COG:O; EggNog:ENOG503P009), which yields MPTAWICFPGAPYTQYAAAQGAKNALIPYGWTLSIPSDDQTPSDSDETPKNMDAYVADYDLLPFETVLENGNQAICSSYVIRKALIRKHYLAQALHTFCVKRNETVSVAPQTWALEIQFADELDELLADDLYDLREALEANVDMPEAEKRWFILKPGMADQANGIRLFNSLEKLVSIFEEFEEESDEDEDTTDLSTLSVYASQLRHFVIQDYISAPLLVRPLGPDSAPRKFHLRAYVTCVGGLQVYLHDDMLALFASMPYTQPNDECDLGGHLSNTCLGERLAGSEKLASVFLWRTLENASMCVPEGLDQVCGTLTRAHLEKVRALATDVIGTAFEAVAREASVHWQLWPNAFEIFGVDLLVGYEKLNNSTIMPDNLRVWLLEINAVCILQENC from the coding sequence ATGCCAACGGCGTGGATATGCTTTCCAGGTGCACCTTACACGCAatatgctgcagcacaaggAGCGAAGAATGCGCTTATTCCATATGGCTGGACATTGAGCATCCCCTCTGATGATCAGACACCGTCAGATTCTGATGAAACGCCTAAGAACATGGATGCATACGTTGCCGACTACGACTTGCTTCCGTTCGAAACCGTGCTGGAAAATGGAAACCAGGCAATTTGTAGCAGCTATGTTATCCGCAAGGCACTTATTCGTAAGCATTATCTTGCACAAGCATTGCATACGTTTTGCGTGAAGCGCAACGAGACGGTTTCCGTCGCACCTCAAACCTGGGCGTTGGAAATTCAGTTTGCTGATGAGCTTGACGAGCTTTTAGCAGATGACTTGTACGACCTGCGCGAAGCACTTGAGGCGAATGTGGATATGCCAGAAGCTGAGAAACGTTGGTTCATTCTCAAGCCAGGCATGGCAGACCAGGCGAATGGTATTCGCTTGTTTAACTCGTTGGAAAAGCTAGTGTCGATCTTTGAAGAGTTTGAAGAGGAGAGCGATGAGGATGAGGATACAACGGACTTAAGCACGTTATCTGTGTATGCAAGCCAGTTGCGCCATTTTGTCATCCAAGACTACATTAGCGCACCACTTCTTGTCCGCCCGCTTGGGCCGGACTCGGCGCCACGAAAGTTTCATCTGCGCGCTTATGTGACTTGTGTTGGCGGTTTACAAGTGTATCTGCACGATGATATGCTTGCGCTCTTTGCATCTATGCCATATACCCAGCCAAATGACGAGTGCGATTTGGGAGGGCATTTATCCAATACATGTCTTGGGGAGCGGCTGGCCGGGTCCGAAAAACTTGCGAGTGTCTTTTTATGGCGGACATTGGAAAATGCATCGATGTGTGTACCGGAGGGCTTGGATCAGGTTTGTGGCACACTGACGAGGGCGCACCTAGAAAAGGTTCGTGCGCTAGCCACAGACGTTATTGGGACAGCGTTTGAAGCGGTTGCACGAGAAGCATCGGTTCACTGGCAACTATGGCCAAATGCATTCGAGATTTTTGGTGTAGATCTCTTGGTGGGATACGAGAAATTAAATAACAGCACGATTATGCCAGACAATCTGCGTGTGTGGCTCCTGGAAATAAATGCGGTGTGTATACTACAAGAAAATTGCTGA
- a CDS encoding uncharacterized protein (EggNog:ENOG503P4J6; COG:S), translating to MDFTSTYQHASWSCISFSPGSTFIAYVGEPKQNGVFVRVTGTLQVVRSWELPEPVNALEWSKDGLFLLASSYTDTYAARKSLSYVLPLDPDATVTDGSDDNRGWVACLDAGLQGLEKAMWVPVWRIPAVLQLAHYNSDAMIYSLADQTFTSVPSIVVPHVYANAKWPDHFGVVQRSGEHDYFVLYSPQSKEAPTMDDPVQYDRKRTIKLHTTAVHGAAWSPDSNYLVVYDDCLEYRACIYTLGGTLLATCSLSPDTEEALIKTGVESAQAQSTLAKLENDTPRPGGARRVAVRAARIPKTQQFKSSLSSSLRRSAATSTTTRVASGGLGIRCVAWQPSSLFLALGGYDEIVRILSGDDWSFSCVLNVTQANFASSQHDKANTIVWQEPQRWPREGIVPMDQCQLPVELPIKKPTDDVLCDGIAWMEWSRDGNVLAVRNECTPTVVALYDFTPMLERKHFCPKQLGLIVCATPITCTAWRPGSPCSLAVANGSQAIYIWSLTKSEMGAEQSAEAIAIPNEDFAALHFCWSHDGQSLLLADKRAFCCAVFAPSGQEDVM from the coding sequence ATGGACTTTACGTCGACGTATCAGCATGCGTCATGGAGTTGCATTTCGTTTTCGCCTGGGTCGACGTTTATTGCGTATGTGGGTGAGCCCAAACAAAATGGTGTGTTTGTTCGCGTTACAGGTACACTGCAAGTCGTGCGGTCGTGGGAGCTTCCTGAACCAGTGAATGCGCTGGAATGGTCAAAAGATGGACTGTTTCTTCTTGCGAGCTCCTACACTGATACATATGCAGCCCGTAAATCCTTGTCCTATGTTCTCCCTTTGGACCCGGACGCGACAGTAACCGATGGCTCCGACGATAACCGTGGCTGGGTAGCTTGCTTGGACGCAGGACTGCAAGGGTTGGAAAAGGCTATGTGGGTTCCTGTGTGGCGTATCCCAGCGGTGCTTCAGCTTGCACATTACAATTCTGACGCGATGATTTACTCTCTTGCCGACCAAACATTCACCTCTGTGCCTAGCATCGTCGTCCCACATGTCTATGCCAACGCAAAATGGCCCGATCATTTTGGTGTGGTGCAGCGGAGCGGTGAGCATGACTACTTTGTTTTGTACTCGCCACAATCTAAAGAAGCGCCAACCATGGACGACCCTGTCCAGTACGATCGCAAACGGACGATCAAGTTGCATACCACGGCTGTccatggcgctgcttggagTCCTGATAGTAACTACTTGGTGGTCTACGACGACTGTCTTGAGTACCGTGCATGCATTTATACCCTCGGCGGCACATTACTTGCCACGTGCTCGCTGTCGCCGGACACGGAGGAGGCGCTAATAAAAACCGGAGTagaaagcgcgcaagctcaaTCGACGCTGGCCAAGTTGGAAAACGATACACCCCGCCCTGGCGGAGCACGACGCGttgctgtgcgtgcagccCGCATCCCCAAGACACAGCAATTCAAAAGCAGTTTATCCTCTTCTttacggcgcagcgctgctaCATCTACCACGACGCGAGTTGCAAGCGGCGGTTTAGGGATTCGGTGTGTTGCGTGGCAGCCCTCGAgcctcttcctcgcgcTTGGTGGGTACGATGAAATAGTGCGCATACTTTCCGGAGATGATTGGTCGTTTTCGTGTGTACTCAACGTGACGCAGGCGAATTTTGCGTCCTCACAGCACGACAAGGCAAATACCATTGTCTGGCAGGAACCGCAGCGTTGGCCACGCGAGGGGATTGTGCCCATGGATCAGTGCCAGCTCCCGGTGGAGTTACCTATCAAAAAACCGACTGATGATGTGCTATGCGACGGTATTGCATGGATGGAGTGGAGTCGAGACGGCAATGTTCTCGCAGTACGCAATGAATGCACACCGACGGTAGTGGCGCTCTACGACTTTACGCCAATGCTCGAACGGAAACACTTTTGCCCCAAGCAACTGGGTTTGATTGTGTGTGCTACTCCGATTACATGCACAGCTTGGCGGCCtggctcgccgtgctcgctAGCCGTGGCGAATGGATCGCAAGCCATTTATATTTGGTCGCTTACAAAATCAGAGATGGGAGCAGAGCAGAGCGCCGAGGCAATCGCAATACCAAATGAGGACTTTGCTGCATTGCATTTCTGTTGGTCGCACGATGGTCAATCCTTGCTATTAGCCGATAAAAGGGCATTTTGCTGTGCCGTGTTCGCACCCAGCGGACAGGAGGATGTAATGTAG
- a CDS encoding uncharacterized protein (TransMembrane:2 (o77-95i592-611o); COG:I; COG:M; COG:O; EggNog:ENOG503P16Y), with protein sequence MMSFENDAALQAVSYPYAQDRKRRKIRVAIVTENFLPKVDGVTRTLARLLEHLNLEGHEALVLGPDTPLTEYSGHPVVGTFGIPLIVYPGLKLNFMRLRFLRRIQQFQPDVVHFVDPIWLGAQMMYAVRHILPDVPFVSSYHTNLPTYASLFGLPFLENTMWKLTRALHDQCELVFCPSQSTRRMLEGKGFSNVEIWGRGVDTDLFTPGMRDENLRASWGCKPKSSALLNTLHTQAAHRAKQIAITDASPEAEAFIRTPESLPTVSPILSPPPSYESLSDLPPLPGFTLPPALLPQGHNPVTDGESKAVILYVGRISWEKNIRLLVESFRLLPAAVRNNSKLVIVGDGPARADLTRLCAKYKLDAAFMGQQKGKRLASMFASSSIFAFPSFTETFGQVVLEALASGLPVVGLHAEGISDLVCHGTTGLLLDVKRVMSQQSSAAGSGAANERVSAKGNKVFSSPVSPKTQQCASNKACAIAAGSNVKPGLASPIPTVKEFAAAMSAGSRSFQQCAQVYSILLERLIRDRTLRAMMGQRAQQFAVNRTWWDAMESPVRGYEHVVSHVGKPNLTDHELEALRNQQRKIAPLTGPIVKMVIVAYLVFFLYLWTVLF encoded by the exons ATGATGAGTTTCGAGAATGacgctgctttgcaagcGGTATCCTACCCGTACGCACAGGATCGCAAACGCCGCAAAATACGCGTGGCAATCGTAACAG AAAACTTTTTACCTAAAGTGGACGGCGTTACGCGTACACTCGCGCGTTTGTTAGAACATCTCAATTTAGAGGGACACGAGGCACTAGTTCTCGGCCCCGACACACCGCTTACGGAGTACTCTGGCCACCCCGTCGTGGGCACGTTTGGCATCCCGCTGATTGTGTATCCTGGCCTAAAACTCAATTTTATGCGACTACGCTTTCTCCGCCGGATTCAACAGTTTCAGCCGGATGTAGTCCATTTTGTCGACCCTATCTGGCTCGGCGCTCAAATGATGTACGCTGTACGTCACATTTTGCCAGACGTACCGTTCGTGTCATCCTACCATACGAACTTGCCCACATATGCGTCGCTATTTGGTCTACCGTTTTTGGAAAACACTATGTGGAAACTGACccgcgcattgcacgaCCAGTGCGAACTTGTATTTTGCCCGAGTCAGTCGACCCGACGAATGCTCGAAGGAAAGGGATTTTCCAACGTCGAAATTTGGGGCCGCGGTGTTGATACGGATCTGTTCACACCCGGTATGCGCGACGAgaatttgcgcgcgagctgggGCTGCAAGCCCAAGTCGTCCGCACTGCTCAACACTCTTCATACCCAAGCGGCCCATCGCGCGAAACAAATTGCGATAACAGATGCGTCACCGGAGGCCGAGGCATTTATCCGCACACCTGAGTCGCTGCCGACCGTGTCGCCGATACTCAGTCCGCCGCCAAGCTACGAAAGCCTTTCCGACCTGCCGCCTCTGCCCGGATTCACGCTTCCTCCTGCGTTATTGCCGCAAGGCCACAACCCTGTAACAGACGGCGAGAGCAAAGCGGTGATTTTGTATGTTGGGCGCATTAGCTGGGAGAAGAACATACGCTTGCTGGTTGAATCATTCCGTCTTTTGcccgccgccgtgcgcaacaaTTCTAAGCTTGTTATTGTCGGAGACGGTCCAGCGAGGGCGGACTTGACGCGTCTTTGTGCCAAGTACAAGCTGGATGCTGCATTTATGGGTCAGCAAAAGGGCAAGCGTCTTGCCTCCATGTTTGCGAGCAGCAGCATTTTTGCTTTCCCTTCTTTCACCGAGACATTTGGGCAGGTCGTCCTGGAGGCACTTGCTTCTGGCCTGCCTGTCGTCGGTCTTCACGCAGAAGGCATTTCTGACTTGGTGTGCCACGGCACGACAGGGCTCCTGCTCGATGTGAAACGCGTAATGAGCCAGCAGTCCTCTGCCGCGGGCTCAGGTGCTGCCAATGAGCGCGTATCTGCCAAAGGTAACAAAGTTTTCAGCTCCCCTGTTTCACCTAAGACGCAGCAGTGTGCGAGCAACAAGGCATGTGCCATCGCTGCCGGTAGCAATGTTAAGCCTGGCCTTGCCTCGCCAATACCGACGGTGAAGGAATTTGCCGCGGCCATGTCTGCTGGCTCGCGTTCCTTCCAGCAGTGTGCGCAGGTGTACAGCATTTTGCTGGAGCGCCTTATTCGCGACCGGACACTACGTGCGATGATGGGCCAACGCGCCCAGCAATTTGCGGTAAACAGGACCTGGTGGGATGCGATGGAGTCTCCGGTGCGTGGCTACGAACATGTCGTTTCGCACGTTGGCAAGCCGAATTTGACCGACCACGAGCTTGAAGCACTTAGGAatcagcagcgcaagattGCACCGCTGACCGGCCCGATCGTAAAGATGGTGATTGTTGCGTATctcgtcttcttcctctACCTTTGGACCGTTTTGTTTTAA
- the rsd1 gene encoding Phosphatidylinositol-3-phosphatase SAC1 (COG:A; EggNog:ENOG503NV0X) — MYADREEALRGMPHAAPAYGGTSNAQERERELQEQLRQRAADSRQRPLSAGHASPEEQNLQYGRTERRRGGHEGERARYSYDRRSNMDDGRGHDNWRRNEYTRRRSRSPNVSVTSTSTGYESRSVFCSRLSAAVGQRDLGELFEEKLGENAVASVHINVDFTTGNSNGTAYVELNDGNLAHKALQLTGETMFGKAIAVQPVEAARTHASFHSLKIPALETAPSSASHQSYALPTYEPQTHVSSFPPNSNPAARLYVGNLHFDIASEHVRAVFEPFGGVEDVEVYFDNMTGKSKGFAFVQFKSEDQAHLAMEQLNGFELAGRPLRIGTSNARVPNGPARPTDSMRHYDSGARNATNPADKKFALMEKLARVDPQSQEPVRPSSIPRATTSALALRNMFDPATETGNWAPELQEEIRVECENFGKVLSVFVDKESVTGEVFVSFADAEQAERARSALTGRFFAGRRIEANLYVIVSDSFQRFCSIH, encoded by the exons ATGTACGCAGATCGCGAAGAGGCTCTGCGTGGCATGCCACATGCAGCTCCAGCTTATGGAGGGACGTCCAATGCCCAAGAGCGTGAACGAGAGCTTCAGGAGCAGCTTcggcagcgtgcagcgGACTCAAGGCAGCGGCCACTTTCTGCCGGACACGCGTCGCCAGAGGAGCAAAATTTGCAATATGGACGTACTGAGCGCAGGCGAGGTGGGCATGAGGGTGAGCGTGCTCGTTACAGCTACGATCGTCGCAGTAATATGGACGACGGGCGGGGACACGACAATTGGCGCCGCAATGAGTACACACGACGAAGGAGTCGAAGCCCGAACGTCTCCGTTACGTCGACATCTACTGGTTACGAATCACGTTCCGTTTTTTGCTCACGACTTTCTGCCGCAGTCGGACAACGCGATCTGGGTGAACTTTTCGAAGAAAAATTGGGCGAAAATGCAGTGGCCAGCGTGCATATCAACGTGGATTTCACTACGGGAAACAGCAATGGCACTGCCTACGTGGAATTAAACGATGGTAATTTGGCACacaaagcgctgcagcttaCGGGTGAGACAATGTTTGGCAAGGCCATTGCTGTGCAGCCCGTGGAAGCGGCCCGCACACATGCCTCATTCCACTCACTAAAGATTCCTGCGTTGGAAACAGCGCCAAGCTCTGCTTCCCATCAATCATATGCACTGCCAACATATGAACCGCAAACCCATGTGAGTAGCTTTCCACCGAACTCGAACCCAGCTGCGCGTCTATACGTCGGCAACTTGCACTTTGACATTGCATCGGAGCATGTTCGCGCAGTATTTGAGCCGTTTGGTGGAGTTGAGGATGTGGAAGTGTACTTTGACAACATGACCGGGAAAAGTAAAGGATTTGCCTTTGTGCAGTTTAAGAGTGAGGATCAGGCTCATCTTGCGATGGAGCAACTCAATGGATTTGAGCTTGCTGGCCGCCCGTTGCGCATAGGAACATCTAATGCGCGCGTTCCCAATGGTCCCGCGCGACCTACGGACAGTATGAGACATTACGACAGCGGAGCGCGCAATGCTACGAACCCTGCTGATAAGAAATTTGCACTCATGGAAAAGCTTGCTCGGGTCGATCCACAGTCACAAGAACC TGTACGCCCCTCCTCGATTCCACGCGCTACTACCAGTGCGTTGGCCCTAAGAAACATGTTTGATCCTGCGAC CGAAACTGGGAACTGGGCGCCAGAGCTTCAGGAGGAAATCAGAGTCGAATGCGAAAACTTTGGTAAAGTGCTCAGTGTGTTTGTGGATAAAGAGAGTGTTACTGGTGAAGTGTTTGTTTCGTTtgccgatgccgagcaagcagagcgtgcgcgaagtGCATTGACCGGGCGGTTCTTTGCAGGGCGCCGGATTGAAGCGAACTTGTACGTTATTGTATCTGACTCATTTCAGCGTTTCTGCAGCATTCATTAA
- a CDS encoding uncharacterized protein (COG:U; EggNog:ENOG503NW3N) translates to MGRVIIEEVGDSRNLIPLVLPHTILERQNPGSLLYFSDSTDILDSGVAEELENLMGYDIFADAMGQRLLSIRGEGVNDDALFVAQFLLNDVMDEHRALRPEPSTRSWEDYPLEASGSHGNSFLNPLENYVHIRHPLGPRMRDTRVTSSPANVKWSYHILPGGYVSEIVVVQNDESVSGEATDDVDDIGEDDYYLDWLGAQLHRCQEGASNWVIDSVRDPSSGEITYTLMESMETTPKTLPLLEPQSAVSEELLSTSPSQRPRKTRRTRHSPDVTQDWEDASMFMVERDEELERSNKENVLDEGMKEAGLVFKVNSLEHGLDRTIEEVDTPASACESPLAPIETQPLESNAKDMHAINLPIAIAPNEQPATFSRQMYHFSKTSAEHEGRTAALLAMYDSEFLRAALRAYMARFHFAGYPLDMALRQFLALEHLPVESQQVDRVLDSFASRYVACNPDALTHDQAYTLSFSIMLLHTHTFNKNARTTMTKAAFVSLASETGIERIVLECIYDNVTLVEFIYTRTESAALSARKPRSVAVRERTALYKLITTGSILNFRISATFPSVLEQSVTCLSSFECVDILHAACIDASALALYEPVQRTLFSSLFWNSRSFPEHPSYIVRILKSGMVRCRGVNENNEKRGLRSRWRSYAVLLTGSALLWFKDVRMLDRLEAAIVGTDTTKPIPFCPDEITPLRNTLCVSDMSDLSMLRLRSDDYWYLLQPEPSDKELFTWMDGINYIASLSNGGVVWDDAAHISLLSPSFIKGSVLDVLLPGPLAEQEKPVYAASVVEPSQIRSTLAFSFDCIVHTLAQHEARKDELERTFKAESEHLSRLCILVPLMRTTRENVEQSLRQLLRSLRAMQLELAFVICRVTSIAGEKESLQSILRDIYA, encoded by the exons ATGGGCAGGGTCATCATCGAGGAGGTGGGCGATAGCCGCAATCTTATTCCAT TGGTTCTTCCCCATACCATTTTAGAGCGGCAAAACCCAGGATCGCTCTTGTACTTTAGTGACAGTACCGATATACTTGACAGTGGGGTTGCAGAGGAGCTGGAAAATCTTATGGGTTACGATATTTTTGCTGACGCTATGGGTCAGCGCTTACTCTCCATACGTGGCGAAGGTGTAAACGATGATGCGCTTTTTGTCGCGCAATTTCTCTTAAACGATGTGATGGATGAGCACCGGGCTTTACGTCCCGAgcccagcacgcgcagctgggAGGATTATCCATTGGAGGCATCCGGGTCGCATGGAAACTCCTTCCTTAACCCACTCGAGAATTACGTACACATCCGGCATCCATTGGGGCCTCGCATGCGAGATACTCGCGTGACTTCATCGCCCGCTAATGTAAAATGGAGCTATCATATTCTTCCTGGCGGCTACGTTTCTGAAATTGTGGTCGTTCAAAATGATGAGAGCGTATCTGGCGAAGCGACAGACGATGTGGACGATATTGGGGAGGATGATTATTATCTTGACTGGCTTGGTGCTCAGCTGCATCGCTGTCAGGAAGGTGCGTCAAACTGGGTGATCGATTCCGTCCGGGACccaagcagcggcgagATTACTTATACTCTGATGGAATCAA TGGAGACAACGCCTAAAACACTTCCTCTTTTAGAACCGCAAAGCGCGGTTTCTGAAGAGTTGCTGAGCACTTCGCCGAGCCAGCGACCTCGTAAAACGCGACGCACTCGTCACTC TCCCGATGTTACTCAGGACTGGGAAGATGCATCTATGTTTATGGTAGAGCGGGATGAAGAGTTGGAACGCAGTAATAAGGAGAATGTATTAGACGAAGGAATGAAAGAAGCAGGTCTTGTGTTTAAAGTGAATTCACTCGAACATGGGCTCGATCGCACTATTGAAGAAGTGGATACGCCAGCGAGCGCTTGTGAATCTCCGTTAGCGCCTATCGAAACGCAACCGTTAGAAAGTAACGCGAAGGATATGCATGCAATAAATCTTCCTATTGCAATTGCTCCCAATGAGCAGCCTGCAACATTTAGTCGGCAAATGTACCATTTCTCCAAGACCAGTGCGGAGCACGAAGGGCGTACTGCCGCCTTGCTGGCAATGTACGACTCAGAGTTTTTGCGGGCAGCTCTACGTGCGTACATGGCACGGTTCCATTTTGCTGGCTACCCCTTGGATATGGCACTTCGACAGTTTTTGGCATTGGAGCACCTTCCTGTGGAGAGCCAACAAGTGGATCGCGTTTTGGACTCTTTTGCTTCTCGTTATGTTGCTTGCAATCCTGATGCATTGACCCACGATCAGGCGTACACACTTTCTTTTTCTATTATGCTGCTACACACGCATACATTTAACAAAAATGCCCGTACGACCATGACCAAGGCTGCTTTTGTGTCTTTGGCCAGCGAAACCGGTATTGAACGCATTGTCCTTGAATGCATTTACGATAACGTCACCTTGGTTGAATTTATTTATACCCGCACCGAAAGTGCCGCCTTATCCGCGCGAAAGCCTCGTTCGGTAGcagtgcgcgagcgcaccgcACTGTACAAACTTATCACCACGGGCAGCATACTTAATTTTCGGATTAGCGCAACATTCCCGTCCGTGCTTGAACAAAGCGTTACTTGTCTTTCGTCTTTCGAATGTGTGGATATTCTTCACGCTGCATGTATTGATGCTTCTGCATTGGCTTTGTATGAGCCAGTGCAGCGCACTCTTTTTTCAAGTCTCTTTTGGAACTCACGCAGCTTTCCCGAGCATCCGAGCTATATTGTGCGCATTCTAAAAAGTGGTATGGTTCGGTGTCGCGGTGTCAATGAAAATAACGAGAAAAGGGGCCTTCGCAGCCGCTGGCGCTCCTATGCAGTACTTTTAACAGGCTCTGCACTTCTTTGGTTCAAGGATGTCCGCATGCTCGATAGACTCGAAGCGGCGATAGTGGGGACTGATACCACAAAGCCTATTCCTTTTTGTCCTGACGAAATCacaccgctgcgcaataCGTTATGTGTAAGCGATATGAGCGACTTATCCATGcttcgcttgcgctccgATGATTACTGGTACCTGCTCCAACCAGAACCCAGTGACAAGGAATTATTTACGTGGATGGATGGAATTAATTATATCGCTTCCTTGAGTAACGGCGGTGTAGTATGggacgatgcagcgcacatTTCGCTGCTTTCACCGTCGTTTATAAAAGGCAGTGTGTTGGACGTGTTGCTTCCAGGGCCcctcgccgagcaagaAAAACCTGTGTACGCTGCGTCGGTGGTCGAACCTTCTCAGATTCGTTCCACTTTGGCATTTTCGTTTGATTGCATTGTACACActcttgcacagcatgAGGCACGGAAAGACGAACTAGAACGCACTTTTAAAGCAGAATCAGAGCATTTGTCGCGCCTTTGCATTCTCGTTCCACTTATGCGCACGACTAGAGAGAATGTGGAACAATCTTTGCGCCAATTGTTGCGTTCActtcgcgccatgcagtTGGAACTCGCGTTTGTCATTTGTCGCGTAACGAGCATTGCGGGAGAAAAAGAGTCGCTGCAATCCATACTTCGAGATATATATGCGTAA